In the Chloroflexota bacterium genome, one interval contains:
- a CDS encoding Rieske 2Fe-2S domain-containing protein: MLTTEDNELLTRVGAGTPMGELLRQFWHPFMPSRDVEVDGPMKRVRLLGEDLVCFRDSNGDVGLVAENCPHRGASLFFGRNENAGLACNYHGWKFDTTGACIDMPNEPAESNFKDKVRATAYPVRDVNHMLWAYMGPRETPPPFPAFEINTLPEENVLPPHIMVEECNWVQGLEGDLDSSHVFFIHGRLREEQVGPKGVMLGAWAHDLAPTLEVVPQPYGVVYSAKRQWKRDSSEVYHRITQYIYPYFSMIAAGSQNSVSARAWVPIDDEYHMLISMRGKLDGPVTEEERARALDPFVLSGGYVEETPDPRTRYHTAANKTNDFLLDYEIQKTLNKSGIPFAGNLQDRAMTETMGPIYDRRKEHLGTSDRMIIMVRKQLMAAARQYMEDGSVPAVVDDERLYRVRSASIILPPGEDWKAHTDKARNADAGVPIAAVPLGGSDEFAPAIGKGVNPYA, encoded by the coding sequence ATGCTGACCACAGAAGACAATGAACTCTTGACTCGAGTTGGTGCGGGCACGCCCATGGGCGAGCTGCTGCGTCAGTTCTGGCACCCGTTCATGCCCTCCCGCGACGTGGAGGTCGACGGGCCGATGAAGCGCGTGCGTCTGTTGGGCGAAGACCTCGTCTGCTTCCGCGACTCCAACGGTGACGTGGGCCTTGTCGCAGAGAACTGCCCGCACCGGGGCGCGTCGCTCTTCTTCGGCCGAAACGAGAACGCCGGCCTCGCCTGTAACTACCACGGCTGGAAGTTCGACACCACCGGCGCCTGCATTGACATGCCGAATGAGCCGGCGGAGAGCAACTTCAAGGACAAGGTGCGCGCGACCGCATACCCCGTCCGAGACGTCAACCACATGCTGTGGGCCTACATGGGGCCGCGGGAAACGCCGCCGCCCTTCCCCGCATTTGAGATCAATACCCTTCCGGAAGAAAACGTGCTTCCTCCCCACATCATGGTTGAGGAGTGCAACTGGGTGCAGGGACTCGAGGGCGACCTTGACTCCTCGCACGTCTTCTTCATCCACGGCCGGCTGCGAGAGGAGCAGGTGGGACCGAAGGGAGTGATGCTGGGCGCGTGGGCGCACGATCTGGCGCCAACCCTGGAGGTGGTCCCCCAGCCATACGGTGTCGTGTACTCTGCGAAGCGGCAGTGGAAGAGGGACAGCTCCGAGGTCTACCACCGAATCACGCAATACATCTACCCCTACTTCAGCATGATCGCGGCAGGCAGCCAAAACTCAGTCTCGGCCAGGGCATGGGTGCCCATCGACGACGAGTACCACATGCTCATCAGCATGCGGGGCAAGTTGGATGGCCCGGTCACTGAGGAAGAACGGGCGCGGGCGCTCGACCCCTTCGTGCTGTCGGGCGGCTACGTGGAGGAGACGCCGGACCCGCGGACGCGGTACCACACGGCGGCCAACAAGACCAACGACTTTCTGCTGGACTACGAAATCCAGAAGACGCTGAACAAGTCCGGCATACCCTTCGCAGGGAATCTGCAGGACCGGGCAATGACCGAAACAATGGGCCCCATCTATGACCGGCGCAAGGAGCACCTGGGCACCAGCGACCGGATGATCATCATGGTGCGCAAGCAGTTGATGGCCGCGGCGCGGCAATACATGGAGGATGGGTCAGTGCCCGCCGTCGTAGACGACGAGAGGCTGTACCGCGTCCGTTCGGCGTCGATCATTCTCCCTCCGGGAGAAGACTGGAAGGCACACACTGACAAGGCCCGTAATGCCGACGCCGGCGTGCCAATCGCGGCAGTGCCGCTGGGTGGCTCGGATGAGTTTGCACCGGCCATCGGCAAGGGCGTAAACCCATACGCGTAG
- a CDS encoding Rieske 2Fe-2S domain-containing protein: MLTREENEFLCRTDKGTPMGEFCRRFWTPVLLSEEIPEPDCPPVQSKIYGEELVVFRTTSGKVGVLKEFCPHRRASLFYGRNEEEGLRCAYHGWKFDIAGNCVDMMSEPADSNFAEKVNILAYPAQEAGGFVWAYMGPSELQPPMPELEYLTIAENQREARKVWYESNFVQVIEGEIDTVHASILHSRLDAQEKAATATTMGGRYSYNDRPARFHVEDTDSGILIGAKRNAEADSSYWRISRWLFPWVTMIPREPHGYARSGLIVPIDDENCWFYLCRWNPYGPLEGQWTEAPKSGMLPGTYKGIANKSNHYMIDRTVQKTETFSGIPDSMGRAQDSAMTDSMGAIVDRTEEHLGTTDTAIIRMRRRLIIGARELEEGIEPYAASHPEVFKVRSGGAVLPRDVYFKDDPVVWDDITVK, encoded by the coding sequence ATGCTGACCAGGGAAGAAAACGAATTCCTGTGTCGAACGGACAAGGGCACGCCGATGGGCGAGTTCTGCCGCAGGTTCTGGACGCCGGTGCTCCTCTCTGAGGAGATACCGGAGCCGGACTGCCCGCCTGTGCAGAGCAAGATCTACGGCGAGGAATTGGTGGTCTTTCGCACCACCAGCGGCAAGGTAGGCGTGCTGAAGGAGTTTTGCCCCCACCGTCGCGCGAGCCTCTTCTACGGCCGCAATGAAGAAGAGGGTCTGCGCTGCGCCTACCACGGCTGGAAGTTCGACATCGCGGGCAACTGCGTCGACATGATGTCAGAGCCGGCGGACAGCAACTTCGCCGAAAAGGTCAATATCCTGGCCTACCCCGCGCAGGAGGCGGGTGGCTTCGTGTGGGCGTACATGGGCCCGTCGGAGCTTCAGCCGCCCATGCCGGAGCTGGAGTACCTCACGATAGCGGAGAACCAGCGAGAGGCCCGAAAGGTGTGGTACGAGTCCAATTTCGTGCAGGTCATTGAGGGAGAGATTGACACGGTGCACGCTTCCATCCTGCACAGTCGATTGGACGCCCAAGAGAAGGCTGCAACAGCGACGACCATGGGTGGGCGTTACTCGTACAACGACCGCCCGGCCCGCTTCCACGTGGAAGACACGGACAGCGGCATCCTCATCGGCGCCAAGCGCAACGCCGAAGCAGACTCCTCTTACTGGCGCATCTCCCGCTGGCTCTTCCCGTGGGTCACCATGATCCCCCGTGAGCCGCACGGATACGCTCGGTCGGGCCTCATCGTACCCATTGACGATGAGAACTGCTGGTTCTACCTGTGCCGCTGGAACCCCTACGGGCCTCTGGAGGGTCAATGGACTGAGGCGCCCAAGAGCGGGATGCTCCCCGGCACGTACAAGGGAATTGCGAACAAGAGCAACCACTACATGATTGACCGGACTGTGCAGAAGACAGAGACCTTCAGCGGAATTCCAGACAGCATGGGCCGCGCGCAGGACTCGGCAATGACGGACAGCATGGGCGCGATTGTGGACCGCACGGAAGAACACCTGGGCACCACGGACACGGCCATCATCCGCATGCGCCGGCGCCTCATCATCGGCGCGCGCGAATTGGAAGAGGGCATCGAGCCTTACGCGGCCAGCCACCCGGAGGTGTTCAAGGTGCGCTCCGGCGGCGCAGTGCTGCCTCGTGATGTCTACTTCAAGGACGACCCAGTCGTTTGGGACGACATCACTGTGAAGTAA
- a CDS encoding 4-hydroxyphenylacetate 3-hydroxylase: protein MVTETTKPHGAHTAESFKESLRDGREVWVDGERVADVTTHPAFKDTIDELARIYQLQHTDEYRDQMTFVSPESGIRCSLSYLLPRSAEDLRKKRRNSEIWNQQAWGQFGRGPDLLPQFVLGLYNNREALSAVKNPHCDFGENVVNYHTFCQENDIFLTHALGDPQVDRSLQPQNETRQVKEEDLSLHVVEETNEGIIVSGGKQVSTAAHMSNDTYVSLSATFVRRADPRFIQAFSIPSGSKGLKIFCREPVSQYPGHYGHPFGIRYDEQDCMLFFDNVLVPWDRVFMLYDASAMVQRLAGGANFMGWSNYVRIHERMKTMTAVASMIAEAIGVNEFREVAAKLGEMIMFTEVWRHAMNGLEHGAYMTQGGLMSLGRGTGMNLFFAQFSQRMVELLRQIAGSGVLMQPSERDLANPEIRPYLDRYMRGKDVGVEYKSRLFRFAHDLAASSFAMRQEVYEYWHGGDPNRNRVNLYRGYDQSEMMDRIREMVSEPLPYTGPMESTG, encoded by the coding sequence ATGGTAACCGAAACAACGAAACCCCATGGCGCGCATACCGCTGAGAGCTTCAAGGAGAGCCTGCGCGACGGCCGGGAAGTCTGGGTCGACGGGGAAAGGGTGGCCGATGTCACGACGCATCCCGCCTTCAAGGACACGATTGACGAGCTTGCCCGCATCTACCAACTCCAGCACACGGACGAATATCGTGACCAGATGACCTTTGTCTCGCCGGAGAGCGGCATCCGATGCAGCCTCTCATACCTTTTGCCAAGGAGCGCCGAGGACCTGCGCAAGAAGCGCCGCAACAGCGAGATCTGGAACCAGCAGGCGTGGGGCCAGTTTGGGCGCGGTCCTGACCTCCTGCCCCAGTTCGTCCTTGGCCTGTACAACAACCGTGAGGCCCTGAGCGCCGTCAAGAATCCCCACTGCGACTTCGGCGAAAACGTGGTCAACTATCACACGTTCTGCCAGGAAAACGACATCTTCCTGACGCACGCTCTCGGTGACCCGCAGGTCGACCGCAGTCTGCAGCCTCAGAATGAGACGCGGCAGGTGAAAGAAGAGGACCTCTCCCTCCACGTCGTGGAGGAGACCAATGAGGGCATCATCGTTTCCGGCGGCAAGCAGGTTTCAACCGCCGCCCACATGAGCAACGACACCTACGTCTCCCTCTCCGCCACGTTCGTCCGCCGGGCTGACCCGCGCTTCATCCAGGCCTTCTCCATTCCGTCCGGCAGCAAGGGCTTGAAGATCTTTTGCCGGGAACCCGTCTCGCAGTACCCCGGACACTATGGCCACCCCTTTGGCATCAGGTACGACGAGCAGGACTGCATGCTCTTCTTTGACAATGTGCTGGTGCCTTGGGACCGTGTCTTCATGCTGTATGACGCATCCGCTATGGTGCAGCGGCTGGCCGGCGGAGCCAACTTCATGGGTTGGAGCAACTACGTCCGTATCCATGAGCGGATGAAGACCATGACGGCCGTGGCCTCAATGATCGCGGAGGCTATCGGCGTCAACGAGTTCCGTGAGGTCGCCGCCAAGCTCGGCGAGATGATCATGTTCACGGAGGTGTGGCGCCACGCCATGAACGGGTTGGAGCACGGCGCCTACATGACGCAGGGCGGCCTGATGTCCCTGGGTCGTGGCACCGGCATGAACCTTTTCTTCGCCCAGTTTTCCCAGCGCATGGTGGAGCTGCTCCGGCAGATCGCCGGCTCCGGCGTCCTGATGCAGCCTAGCGAACGCGACCTCGCCAACCCCGAGATCCGCCCCTACCTCGACCGCTACATGCGCGGCAAGGACGTCGGCGTCGAGTACAAGTCCCGCCTCTTCCGCTTCGCCCACGACCTCGCTGCTTCCTCGTTCGCCATGCGTCAGGAGGTCTACGAGTACTGGCACGGCGGCGACCCCAACCGCAACCGTGTGAACCTCTACCGCGG
- a CDS encoding Rieske 2Fe-2S domain-containing protein — MLTREENDLMCRTDKGTPMGEFCRRFWTPVLLSEEIPEPDCPPVQSKIYGEELVVFRTTSGKVGVLKEFCPHRRASLFYGRNEEEGLRCAYHGWKFDIEGNCIDMMSEPADSNFASKVKILAYPAQEAGGFVWAYMGPPELEPPMPDLEYLSVPDNQRQTSKVLYESNFVQVIEGEIDTVHASILHSRLDALEKSATATTLAGRYSYRDRAARFHVEDTEGGILIGAKRNAEEDSSYWRISRWLFPWVTMIPREPHGPCRSGLIVPIDDETCWFYLCRWNPYGPLEGNWNEAPRDGMVPGTWLGKANSTNHYLIDRQAQKTETFSGIPNSMGRAQDAAMTDSMGRIVDRTEEHLGTTDTAIIRMRRRLIVAARELEDGIEPYAPSHPEVFKVRSGGALLPREVYFKDDPVVWEDITVQ; from the coding sequence ATGCTGACAAGGGAAGAGAACGATCTCATGTGTCGAACGGACAAAGGCACGCCCATGGGGGAGTTCTGTCGGCGCTTCTGGACTCCGGTGCTCCTCTCTGAGGAGATTCCGGAGCCGGACTGCCCACCCGTGCAGAGCAAGATTTACGGCGAGGAGCTGGTGGTCTTTCGCACCACCAGCGGCAAGGTGGGCGTGCTCAAGGAGTTCTGCCCCCACCGTCGCGCCAGTCTCTTCTACGGCCGGAACGAGGAAGAGGGCTTGCGTTGCGCCTACCACGGCTGGAAGTTCGACATCGAGGGCAACTGCATCGACATGATGTCGGAGCCCGCGGACAGCAACTTCGCCAGCAAGGTCAAGATTCTCGCCTACCCCGCACAGGAGGCAGGGGGTTTCGTGTGGGCGTACATGGGCCCGCCGGAGCTGGAGCCTCCCATGCCGGACCTTGAATACTTGAGTGTGCCTGACAACCAGCGGCAGACGAGCAAGGTGCTCTACGAGTCCAACTTCGTACAGGTCATCGAGGGCGAGATTGACACCGTGCATGCATCCATCCTCCACAGCCGGTTGGACGCGCTGGAGAAGTCGGCAACGGCGACGACACTGGCTGGCCGCTACTCGTACCGGGACCGTGCGGCCCGCTTCCACGTCGAGGACACCGAGGGCGGTATCCTCATCGGCGCCAAGCGCAACGCCGAGGAGGACTCCTCTTACTGGCGCATCTCGCGCTGGCTTTTCCCTTGGGTCACCATGATCCCTCGGGAGCCGCACGGCCCCTGCCGTTCCGGCCTCATTGTTCCCATTGACGACGAGACCTGTTGGTTCTACCTGTGCCGATGGAACCCCTACGGCCCCCTGGAGGGCAACTGGAATGAGGCTCCGCGCGACGGTATGGTGCCCGGCACGTGGCTGGGCAAGGCCAACTCCACAAACCACTACCTGATCGACCGGCAGGCACAAAAGACCGAAACGTTCAGCGGCATCCCCAACAGCATGGGCCGCGCGCAGGACGCCGCTATGACGGACAGCATGGGCCGCATCGTCGACCGCACCGAGGAGCACCTCGGCACCACGGACACGGCAATCATTCGCATGAGGCGCCGGCTGATCGTGGCCGCCCGGGAGTTGGAAGACGGCATCGAGCCATACGCGCCCAGCCACCCCGAGGTCTTCAAGGTGCGGTCCGGCGGCGCGCTGCTCCCGCGCGAGGTCTACTTCAAGGACGACCCGGTTGTGTGGGAGGACATTACGGTCCAGTAG
- the nudC gene encoding NAD(+) diphosphatase, whose protein sequence is MDDTMPNQLPPITHIYAGNPLDRGDQERRDEGWLRDRALDATSKFLPLWENTVLVSSSDEHDLGWIGLDDVQRLGIEVEGIFLGLRDGAAHFTVDITRNEAASEALRADEAWSFEDTRGVTDLISLADSGIVAQARAQVNWHNRHGYCSVCGTPTEMRRGGHMRLCPNCNSQHFPRTDPVVITVVADGDRCLLGQSRGRLQAMNRYSALAGFMDQGEAIEEAVAREIMEESGIRVKNVRYHSSQPWPFPSTLMIGCHADAATTDIHMDTGEMSDVRWFSRDDVTSALAGTNENLALPGPIAIAHHLIKAWVAGEV, encoded by the coding sequence ATGGATGACACCATGCCCAATCAGCTTCCGCCCATCACCCACATCTACGCCGGCAACCCCCTCGACCGCGGTGACCAGGAGCGTCGAGACGAGGGTTGGCTTCGGGACCGTGCACTGGATGCAACCAGCAAGTTCCTGCCACTGTGGGAGAACACGGTCCTGGTCAGCAGCTCGGATGAGCACGACCTCGGCTGGATTGGGCTGGACGACGTGCAGCGGCTGGGTATTGAGGTGGAAGGCATCTTCCTTGGACTGCGAGACGGCGCCGCCCACTTCACGGTGGACATCACACGCAACGAGGCTGCCTCCGAGGCGTTGCGCGCCGACGAAGCATGGTCCTTCGAGGACACGCGGGGCGTCACTGATCTCATCAGTCTTGCAGACTCGGGCATCGTCGCGCAGGCGCGGGCGCAGGTGAACTGGCACAACCGGCACGGCTACTGCTCCGTGTGCGGGACACCTACGGAGATGCGGCGCGGCGGCCATATGCGCCTCTGCCCCAACTGCAACTCGCAGCACTTCCCGCGGACGGACCCCGTCGTCATCACCGTCGTCGCCGACGGCGACCGGTGCCTGCTGGGGCAGTCGCGCGGGCGGCTGCAGGCGATGAACCGGTACTCGGCGCTGGCGGGCTTCATGGACCAGGGCGAGGCGATAGAGGAGGCGGTGGCGCGGGAGATCATGGAGGAGTCGGGCATCCGCGTGAAGAACGTGCGCTACCACTCGTCGCAGCCGTGGCCGTTCCCGTCAACGCTGATGATCGGCTGCCACGCGGACGCGGCGACGACGGACATCCACATGGACACGGGCGAGATGTCCGATGTGCGGTGGTTCTCCCGGGACGACGTCACGAGCGCCCTCGCCGGCACCAACGAGAACCTCGCGCTGCCGGGCCCCATAGCCATCGCGCACCACCTCATCAAGGCGTGGGTGGCGGGAGAGGTGTAG
- a CDS encoding thiamine pyrophosphate-requiring protein: MAKTVQVDTVAEAYLELLAARGVDYFFGNGGTDFAPIVEAYAKRFTQEQMLPKPIPVPHEITAVAMAHGYTMVTGKPQVVMVHTIPGTANATSGIINAARSNTPMLFTAGRTPLTEGDLSGSRDGGIHWAQESFDQGSMVREWVKWDYELRSDSDVEGVVDRAMALTQSEPAGPVYLTLPREVLGKRIEEFSYADKPRMAPAKETMPSPEAIEETAQVLASAKNPILVTRASGRDTGAVAPLVALAETLGMPVFESGLSFVNFPQGHPLHAGGDVASALAEADAVIIMEVDAPWTPKRTGPREDATVIAIGEDPLYSRYPIRGYRIDVTLAGSPKQTLTALNEAVQRIGVDSGAVKERTAKWAEARQKRGEATAARAEAGKAEVPINKAYFSRELGKALDDDTIVLSELGIDLTQIAFTSPGATYGISPAGSLGWAVGAALGAKLAAPDKTIVCCVGDGSYIFGSGTAGHIVSQAQDLPVLYIVWNNGIWNAVKSSARNMNPNGYAAQTDTWAVTTLSQGFNYEMICQASGGYGERVEDPAEVPAAIQRALHAVRVEKRQALLNVVGG; the protein is encoded by the coding sequence ATGGCAAAGACTGTCCAAGTAGACACGGTTGCCGAGGCGTACCTGGAGTTGCTGGCGGCACGGGGTGTGGACTACTTCTTCGGCAACGGCGGCACGGACTTCGCGCCCATTGTCGAGGCCTATGCCAAGCGGTTCACGCAGGAGCAGATGCTGCCCAAGCCGATTCCCGTTCCCCACGAAATCACGGCTGTGGCTATGGCGCACGGCTACACGATGGTGACCGGCAAACCCCAGGTGGTCATGGTGCACACGATCCCCGGCACGGCCAATGCGACGAGCGGCATCATCAACGCCGCTCGCTCCAACACACCGATGCTCTTCACCGCCGGACGCACGCCGTTGACCGAGGGCGACCTGAGTGGCTCTCGCGACGGCGGCATCCACTGGGCACAGGAGTCCTTCGACCAGGGTTCCATGGTGCGCGAGTGGGTAAAGTGGGACTACGAACTGCGCTCTGATTCCGACGTTGAGGGTGTGGTGGACCGGGCGATGGCGCTTACGCAGTCCGAGCCCGCCGGCCCCGTTTACCTGACGCTGCCCCGTGAAGTGCTGGGTAAGCGCATTGAGGAGTTTTCCTACGCGGACAAACCTCGGATGGCGCCTGCCAAGGAAACCATGCCTTCTCCGGAGGCCATTGAGGAAACCGCACAGGTACTGGCGTCTGCCAAGAACCCGATACTGGTCACACGAGCATCGGGCAGAGACACCGGGGCGGTTGCGCCACTGGTGGCGCTGGCCGAGACGCTGGGCATGCCCGTCTTCGAGTCCGGGCTCTCCTTTGTCAACTTCCCACAGGGCCACCCGCTGCACGCCGGCGGCGATGTTGCAAGCGCCCTGGCAGAGGCCGACGCTGTGATAATCATGGAAGTCGACGCGCCCTGGACGCCCAAGCGTACCGGGCCCCGCGAGGACGCGACAGTCATCGCCATCGGCGAGGACCCCCTGTACTCCCGCTACCCCATCCGCGGGTACCGCATTGACGTGACGCTGGCTGGCAGCCCCAAGCAAACGCTCACGGCGCTGAACGAAGCCGTGCAGCGCATCGGCGTGGACTCCGGGGCGGTGAAGGAACGCACAGCCAAGTGGGCGGAGGCTCGGCAGAAGCGAGGAGAGGCCACCGCAGCAAGGGCCGAGGCCGGCAAGGCTGAGGTTCCAATCAACAAAGCTTACTTCAGCCGCGAACTGGGGAAGGCATTGGACGACGACACCATCGTTCTCTCCGAGCTCGGCATCGACTTGACCCAGATTGCCTTCACATCGCCGGGCGCCACCTACGGCATCTCGCCTGCAGGCAGCTTGGGCTGGGCCGTGGGCGCGGCCCTTGGCGCCAAGCTGGCAGCCCCGGACAAGACCATCGTGTGCTGCGTGGGCGACGGCTCCTACATCTTCGGCTCCGGGACCGCGGGCCACATCGTCTCACAGGCCCAGGACCTGCCGGTGCTGTACATTGTTTGGAACAACGGCATCTGGAACGCCGTGAAGAGCTCAGCCCGGAACATGAACCCGAACGGCTACGCTGCGCAGACGGACACTTGGGCCGTGACAACGCTTTCTCAGGGCTTCAACTATGAAATGATCTGCCAAGCGTCTGGCGGCTATGGCGAGCGGGTGGAAGATCCGGCAGAGGTCCCGGCCGCCATCCAGCGCGCGCTGCACGCAGTGCGTGTTGAAAAGCGTCAGGCCCTGCTGAACGTTGTAGGCGGGTAA
- a CDS encoding Fic family protein, translating into MTIQHRWQPIEPLTEFEERIAHGLQPLTEVWREAQARLQEEAPYGLQQFNERLVRRLSVETGIIERLYDVDRGTTNVLVEHGFREDLIPRESTNVDPAHLATVLSDHESAWTLVQQCVGGARELTIGLIHELHQAYTAHQPAVTAYDREGRMYETRLLRGAFKVHPNSVTLRSGAVHEYCPPLQVAPEMERLLSLLAEYQDKDPIVVAAWLHHRFVQIHPYQDGNGRVARALMGLSLLRAGLLPIVVDRDDRTEYIDALEAADAGDLVPLVRFLVRLEETAIIEGLNLQTGPLEQPSASATGTELARIEARFKRRERDAIVEWGTVNHLAIRLAIRTEHALNSLLNSLSGIIRREHGSGSASFRHDVVGTDIQERGVVGSRDPNLYQNLVTRAANAQGREVDFNEPHYYVAKMMVEERETIRRTFAFVVSLHHTGPWHGGIMEARAFYAAEAEVRAPSEQPYEVSSDVPPDILKPCSLGQFVFTYKSLLEEIVPSLESWLDKAFAEAVREYGALL; encoded by the coding sequence ATGACCATCCAGCATCGCTGGCAGCCAATTGAGCCATTGACTGAATTTGAGGAGCGCATTGCCCATGGGCTGCAACCCCTCACAGAAGTGTGGCGAGAAGCGCAGGCCCGGCTACAAGAAGAGGCCCCTTACGGGCTGCAACAGTTCAATGAGCGCTTGGTCCGGCGGCTGAGCGTGGAAACCGGCATCATTGAGCGGTTGTACGATGTGGACCGTGGCACGACGAATGTCCTGGTGGAGCACGGCTTTCGCGAGGACCTTATCCCTCGCGAAAGCACCAACGTCGACCCTGCCCACTTGGCCACAGTGTTGTCCGACCATGAATCCGCATGGACACTCGTGCAGCAGTGCGTGGGCGGTGCGCGCGAACTCACCATTGGCCTTATCCATGAGTTGCATCAAGCCTACACAGCGCATCAGCCGGCCGTCACAGCATACGACCGAGAGGGCCGCATGTATGAAACGCGGCTGCTGCGCGGCGCGTTCAAGGTTCACCCCAACTCCGTCACGCTCCGGTCCGGCGCAGTGCACGAGTATTGCCCCCCGCTTCAAGTTGCGCCGGAGATGGAGCGGCTGCTGTCCTTGCTGGCGGAGTATCAGGACAAGGACCCCATTGTGGTGGCCGCATGGCTTCACCACCGATTTGTGCAGATACACCCGTACCAAGACGGCAACGGGCGAGTGGCACGGGCGCTCATGGGCCTATCACTGCTCAGGGCTGGCCTCTTGCCCATAGTCGTGGATCGTGACGACCGTACGGAGTATATCGACGCGCTGGAAGCCGCAGACGCGGGCGATTTGGTGCCGCTCGTTAGATTTCTTGTTCGGTTGGAAGAAACAGCGATTATTGAGGGTTTGAACTTGCAGACTGGCCCCCTTGAACAACCTTCCGCCTCAGCTACGGGAACCGAGTTGGCCAGAATCGAAGCACGGTTCAAACGCCGGGAGCGGGACGCCATTGTGGAATGGGGTACGGTGAACCACTTGGCAATACGACTGGCCATACGTACTGAGCATGCCCTCAACTCGCTACTCAACAGCCTCAGTGGCATCATTAGGAGGGAACACGGTTCTGGGTCTGCATCGTTTAGGCACGATGTCGTTGGCACCGATATTCAGGAGCGAGGTGTAGTTGGAAGTAGGGACCCAAATCTCTACCAGAACCTCGTCACACGAGCAGCGAATGCTCAAGGCCGCGAAGTAGATTTCAACGAACCGCATTATTATGTGGCCAAGATGATGGTTGAAGAACGCGAGACAATACGCAGAACATTTGCCTTTGTGGTGTCGCTGCACCATACTGGCCCTTGGCATGGAGGCATTATGGAGGCCCGTGCCTTCTATGCTGCTGAGGCCGAAGTGCGAGCGCCGTCTGAGCAGCCGTATGAAGTGTCCAGCGATGTGCCTCCTGACATCCTCAAGCCTTGTTCCCTGGGGCAGTTCGTATTTACATACAAGTCCCTTCTGGAAGAAATCGTTCCAAGTCTAGAGTCTTGGCTAGACAAGGCCTTTGCGGAGGCAGTGCGGGAGTACGGTGCGTTGCTGTAG